The following proteins come from a genomic window of Gossypium raimondii isolate GPD5lz chromosome 5, ASM2569854v1, whole genome shotgun sequence:
- the LOC128041019 gene encoding serine/threonine-protein phosphatase 7 long form homolog, which yields MSDISVHVGSDWRRGQNRVLEGAISFHVGSRYRRGRNRSVEFSGVCRLGNIISGDVRGVRSRRANIGGCLSLLQSWARFRFPFRRPRVNHPYTFPLVTRWNHPASYRGLPSELEDIRLLLEQRSEAEFQWTPYEDPVIRPIIPEEFLQNPNAWHAKVVLINYATVEPHQTDRVLRQFGCRQPIPEDPEVFDDHHKIDLRLLGTDWPRYWLKYTKMWENRHEYLPTREEIIVLELACVPEYMPWFRIHGKPYLLTPEERQRQIRGGRERRGPLNPRRKGKAAPQRGPDIHTAHDQQPCNHRPQREHRRSHLTQQFNR from the exons ATGTCGGACATcagcgtccacgtcggtagcgactggCGGCGTGGGCAaaatcgcgtccttgagggagcgatttccttccacgtcggcAGTCGCTACCGGCGTGGACGCAAT aggagcGTTGAATTTAGTGGGGtatgccgtcttggcaacattatatcgggagatgtgcggggtgTGCGATCGAGGAGAGCAaacatcggaggttgcctgtcattactgcaatcatgggcacggtttcgctttccatttcgacgtcctcgagtgaaccacccatatacattcccactcgtaacgag gtggaaccatccggcaagttatcgtggattaccgtctgaacttgaagatatacggcttctattggagcaacggtcggaagcagaa tttcaatggacaccatacgaggatccggtaATCCGGCCAataatcccggaagagtttttacaaaatccgaacgcttggcacgcgaaagtggtgttgatcaactatgcaaccgtggagccccaccagacagacagagtcctacgacagtttggatgtagacaaccgattcctgaggaccctgaggtgtttgacgatcaccacaaaatcgaccttcggctattaggtacggattggccTAGATACTGGTTAAAGTACACgaaaatgtgggaaaatcggcatgaatatctacctactcgggaagaAATCATCGTTCtggagttagcgtgcgttccagaatacatgccatggtttaggatccatggcaagccgtatttacttacaccagaggagaggcagcggcaaatacgtggcggaagggaaaggcgcgggcctctaaatccaaggcGAAAGGGAaaggcagcccctcaacgaggcccagacattcacacGGCTCATGATCAGCAGCCATGCAATCACCgtccccaacgagagcaccgacgcagtcacctgacgcagcaattcaacagatga